TGCTACACCTCCAACATCTGGTGATACAACAACAATGTCTTCTAAATTTTTGTTTTTAAAATAATCAGCAAAAAGTGGAATGGCAGAGAGATTATCTGATGGTATATCAAAAAATCCTTGAATTTGTCCAGCATGTAGATCAATTGCAACAAATCTTGTTGCACCAGAAGAAACTATTAAATTTGCCATAAGTTTTGCACTTATTGGTTCTCTTCCTCTTGTTTTTCTATCTTGTCTACCATAACCATAATATGGAGTAATTGCACAAATACTTTCACATGAAGCCCTCTTTAGTGCATCAAGAATTATGAAAAGTTCTAAATAATTTTCTGCAGGTGGAGGAGTTGATTGAATTACATAAACACTTTTTCCTCTTACATTTTCATTTATAATTACTTTAATTTCTCCATCTTCAAATCTTCCAACTTCAATATCTCCAAGTTTTACACCAAGATAATCACAAACTTTCTTAGCAAGATCAATATTTGCATTGCCTGAAAAAATTTTAAA
Above is a genomic segment from Caldisericia bacterium containing:
- a CDS encoding ribose-phosphate pyrophosphokinase, which gives rise to MEPEFKIFSGNANIDLAKKVCDYLGVKLGDIEVGRFEDGEIKVIINENVRGKSVYVIQSTPPPAENYLELFIILDALKRASCESICAITPYYGYGRQDRKTRGREPISAKLMANLIVSSGATRFVAIDLHAGQIQGFFDIPSDNLSAIPLFADYFKNKNLEDIVVVSPDVGGVARANQLASRLHAPIVIFAKRREKPDEIARMDLVGDVKDKTAIIIDDGIYTGGTLITATKILLEKGAKKVYAAATHGIFCNHSLDRLNESPLEEIIVTDTLKIKDGEKYEKIKIISVAPLIGEAIKRIQTHSSISELFK